The proteins below are encoded in one region of Aquisphaera giovannonii:
- a CDS encoding DUF3237 domain-containing protein: MSSASEFSRRSLLRAGLPAAGGLIVAGGGHAASGGEEPEPGDIPRLEYVYTAHVGIAKPVDFGDTPDGHRRVIPITGGTFEGPKIRGLVLPGGADWNLSRSDGATVVEASYYMKTDDGVVIRITNAGVGGPPLGLRFTTPRFEAPKGKYDWLNRSVFVGTLGFEPGSKEPIRIRVFRVA; the protein is encoded by the coding sequence ATGTCATCGGCCAGCGAATTCAGCCGGCGATCCCTGCTCCGGGCCGGGCTGCCGGCCGCGGGCGGCCTGATCGTCGCGGGCGGCGGTCATGCGGCGTCCGGCGGGGAGGAGCCCGAGCCTGGCGACATTCCCCGACTCGAGTACGTCTACACGGCGCACGTCGGCATCGCGAAGCCGGTGGACTTCGGCGACACGCCGGACGGCCACCGCCGCGTCATCCCGATCACCGGCGGGACCTTCGAGGGCCCGAAGATCCGCGGCCTCGTGCTCCCCGGCGGCGCCGACTGGAACCTCTCGCGGTCCGACGGCGCGACGGTCGTGGAGGCGTCCTATTACATGAAGACGGATGACGGCGTGGTCATCCGCATCACGAACGCCGGCGTCGGCGGCCCGCCGCTCGGGCTCCGCTTCACGACCCCGCGGTTCGAGGCGCCGAAGGGGAAGTACGACTGGCTCAACCGGTCCGTGTTCGTCGGCACGCTGGGATTCGAGCCGGGGAGCAAGGAGCCGATCCGGATCCGGGTCTTCCGGGTGGCCTGA
- a CDS encoding alpha/beta hydrolase, whose amino-acid sequence MPRRVSFALLVTLSVLPARPATAAGDPPAFTRTEDVVYGRRDGMALTLDVFRPAKPNGLGVIQVISGGYFAAHEMIQPGSIRPLLDRGYTVFAVVPGSQPRYQVPEIEKNLNRAVRFIRHNAKAYGIDPNRIGITGGSAGGNLSLLVATAGDAGDPKARDPIDRESSRVQAAAVFFPLTDLLNWGKPGVEHVGTQGHPQPFKAAFDHREMDRAKGTAERITDPEKLRAITKGISPIYAVTPDDPPILLIHGDRDGLVPLQQSESFLKALRAAGVKAELSVKPGGDHGWPGMEKDTERMADWFDTYLKAK is encoded by the coding sequence ATGCCCCGACGCGTCTCGTTCGCCCTGCTCGTCACCCTGAGCGTCCTGCCGGCTCGGCCGGCCACCGCGGCCGGGGACCCGCCGGCGTTCACCCGCACCGAGGACGTCGTCTACGGCCGTCGCGACGGCATGGCGCTGACGCTCGACGTCTTCCGGCCCGCGAAGCCCAACGGCCTGGGCGTCATCCAGGTGATCAGCGGCGGGTATTTCGCGGCGCACGAGATGATCCAGCCGGGCTCCATCCGGCCGCTGCTGGACCGGGGGTACACGGTGTTCGCCGTCGTGCCGGGGAGCCAGCCGCGCTACCAGGTGCCGGAGATCGAGAAGAACCTGAACCGGGCCGTCCGGTTCATCCGCCACAACGCGAAGGCGTACGGCATCGACCCGAACCGCATCGGCATCACCGGGGGCTCCGCGGGGGGAAACCTCTCGCTCCTGGTCGCCACGGCCGGCGACGCCGGCGACCCGAAGGCCCGCGACCCGATCGACCGCGAGTCCAGCCGGGTCCAGGCCGCCGCGGTCTTCTTCCCGCTCACCGACCTGCTGAACTGGGGCAAGCCGGGCGTGGAGCACGTCGGCACCCAGGGCCACCCGCAGCCGTTCAAGGCGGCGTTCGACCACCGCGAGATGGACCGCGCGAAGGGGACGGCGGAGCGGATCACCGACCCGGAGAAGCTCCGCGCCATCACGAAGGGGATCTCGCCGATCTACGCCGTCACGCCGGACGACCCGCCGATCCTCCTGATCCACGGGGATAGGGACGGCCTGGTGCCGCTCCAGCAATCCGAGTCCTTCCTCAAGGCCCTCCGGGCCGCCGGCGTGAAGGCGGAGCTCTCCGTCAAGCCGGGCGGCGACCACGGCTGGCCGGGCATGGAGAAGGACACCGAGCGGATGGCCGACTGGTTCGACACGTACCTCAAGGCGAAGTGA